The Vitis riparia cultivar Riparia Gloire de Montpellier isolate 1030 chromosome 3, EGFV_Vit.rip_1.0, whole genome shotgun sequence genome segment TAGATTAGGTTGATCACAAAGAGAATGGTGATCATAGATCAACGGGCTAACTAATCTAACATAcctaatttttgaattgaatcTTTAGACCTTCTAAATAAAATGGGGTCTTCCCTTTTCCCCAAACTAGGACCCACAATTAGGATGGCCTAGAATGAGAATTCTATTTTGATGGGGTTTCCAAAGCTTGAGCAAGGCGATAGTGTCCACTTCTCAAGGCCAAGGGTGAGAATCCATCTGAATGCTAACAATATTGGATGGACCACCAATAGGCTAAGGTGGAAGCACTTTATTGGAGACTAGCCCTAACTACCTAGCTTAATATGGAAAGTGCGATAATAAAGGTAGAAAGATCCCTTTCTTATTGCATTCAATAAGCCAAATCCTTTTTATGGGGACATCCTTGTCAATAAAGCCTTATTGCTAACTCATGCTTTCACATAAAAGGGCATAACTATTAAACGGAGTGCTTTTAGTTTTTGTTGAATAGCTCAATTCAAGAAAGATCCTCCAACTATTAGAAATGAATTAGATTACCTTAAGGGAGAATTGCTTCTAGGCAACTAGAAATCAAGTTGCTCAAACCTAATTTCTCTATGCACAGGTACCCTATAAAGTGTGTTCCTTGTTAGGTTGAACCTTTGCAATATAGTGTTTTTTCTAAATGAAGAAGGACATCATAGAATCATAGTATTAGTTTTACTAAGTATAGTCTTGTCTTTATTATTCATCCCAATTGACTTAACTAAGAGtaagttctttttaaaaaaaggcaTCACGTGCAATGAgattcttttattaatttccttttttaccTGAGATGGGTCCTTTAAGGAGCGAGGCTTGATTGAAAATGGTTGAGTAGCGAAAAAAACTATATGTTTGTTCACACTTTCACACTCGAAAAGTAATCATGTCAATTCTTGTATGCAAGGGAACTCTGCTAAGaagttttattatattatttgtttaggGCTTAACTTTTTCTGTCTAGAAGTAGTTGATCTCTTGCACCGTTTAATACCTCTCTATATCATTAAGCATGTTACTCTCAAAGACTATGGGATGTATGTCTTGCATTAGAACTCTTATAGCAAAGTCAAAGGTATTTATATGAACTTCAAATACCTTGTTATAGTTTGATAGTGCCAATATTGGGTCCTTAGTCACAATCTTTTAAATCTTTATAGGCTTGTTGGCATTTATCATCTTATTCCcttactttgtttttctttagtaGGTTTTCACTATCATTTTTGTGTAACCTCGAATGAACCATCAATAGTAATTCATTATGACACCCTTGTAGGCTGATCGTATTATTGGATGGTCTTTAGCTTACTTTCTTCCATCACCAACATACCATCCTTTACGTGTTCTTAATGGTGTCATTTGGACTCATCAATGCACTAGCTACATTTTGCTCATTAATGAATATGATCTTTTTTTCCATACTTGAATGAATTTGTAGTTGTTATTTGTAAGACTAGTTATTTACATAATTTACCTTGAAAGAAACATGTATAGAGCACACAAGAAATTAAGGTCTTCAAATTATTAAGACAAAATCAGttctatataaaaaagaagaaatgttcATTTTCTAAGGAAGAAGAGagcttctattttttaaaaattgaaagctCATGAACTACAGTAAGTGTTTTGTTTACtatatttttagaagaatttcttaaaagaatagatgagtaattttcttatttcataaaatttataaagtttaaatatttatgtgaattttttttaatgaagccTAACTTATTGAATCTTTTTTGGTAAAAACTAGTTTTAAGAACTTAATAATGTGTTGAACTAAAAGAATGTAAAAAAGCTTTTACTAAAACAAGATTCTTTGCTTTGGTTATTGacttttggtaaaaaaaaatatatatatatttcttaaactTGATTAAATGCTTCTATCTCTCCTTGAATAATTCTATTAAACAAAAGTCTAAAGGACCCAAAAATAAACTTACATAGAACTTAGGATTATGTCTCAATGACGGGAGTCTAAAGCAACTAAGAATAAACTTAGAACTTAGGATGTCGTTCTAATGATAAAAGTCTAAAGTAATTAAGAATAAACTTATATAGAACTTAGGATAACATCCCAATAACGGGAGTTTAAAGCAATTAAGAATAAACTTAGAACATATGATAACTTTGCAATGATGAGAATCCGAAggaattaagaataaatttagataaaacTTAAAATGACGTTTCAATGATAAAAGTCCAAAACAACtaagaataaatttagataaaacTTAGTATGACGTTGCAATGATGAGAGTTCAAAAGAGCTAAGTATAATAAATTTGGACAAAACCTAGGATGATGTGCCAATGACAGGAGTTCAAAGGAACTAagaataaactcataaaaaccACAAACATTTTGTTGGCCTTAAAAGCTACATTTTgattcatataaaatttattttatatttcataatatctttaaaaattatggttATTATAAGTTTTGTTTAGGTTATTTGTGattattgaaaagtattaaggaaaaaaaaagaatattaagaaaaatgattttcttaaatttggttgtattatgaaaaatgtcaaagagatttaaatataattaaaatttgttaaaaacttataataataCGTTATTTTTGCTAAATCAAATTGAAGGGTGGTATAATATCAATCTATTTCCAACATCATATCCATAGTTAGCATCTCCGTtctgtatttttaaattatttattttttgaaataatatattatctttcaaagatggagagaaagaaagaaagaaaaatggaaaaaaatcatttcaataaataataataataataaaaagctGATTAAACTTTTGGTACTAAAAGGAGGTCATCATACCGTAAGTCGATCGTAATAAAGTGAAGTATGAGTTTGTAAatgaataattgaatatttaacATATCTTTTACCTCTACTTTCCCACCTTCTGTTGCAGTTCAAATCGCACCACTTAGTCCTAGTCTTCCACACTAAGTGTATATAAATTCAAACACATTTATCACTGTGTATGACAGAGAAGGGTTTGAAACCAGAGGGCCAAAGTGGAGGCCTCGCCCAACTCAAGAAATTCACCAccatatttgattattttccaTGTCCGACCAACCCCATTCTGCCAAAAGGCGATTTCCTGCTGTTCCGCACTAGTCCAACTCCGGTATTTAAACCCCCACAAACTCATGCCTCCATTCATTGCAACTACCAGCTTTCAGTTTCTGATTCAAGATTCATTTGAAGAAGAGAGGAAGCCAGCAAAGCGATGGGTTTCACTTCTGGACAAGGAGTAGTCACCTTACTGGTGTTAACTGCTTCCCTGTTAGCGGTCGGTATGGCAAACAGACCCATTGCAGGTAAGCCTGCAAATCACTGGAATTCCGGCTTCAATCACAGCATTTGGGGTCCCAGAAACAATCCTTTCCACCCCAATAATACCCGGCCTCCCAAGAAGTTCATCGTCGGTGGATCGGAGCGCTGGCGCTACGGCTTTAACTACACTGATTGGGCTCTCAAGAATGGACCCTTCTACATTAACGATACTCTGGGTGAGTTTTATATCTATATCACCAACAATACTTCCATTTTTTAtacttaagaagaaaatgaaataaccCTCTGTATTAATTGTTAATATGATGCTGGGTTCAGTGTTCAAGTATGATCCTCCAAACAGCACCACATTTCCTCACAGCGTATACTTGCTGCCAAACTTTGGGAGCTTCCTGACGTGCGACCTGAGCAGAGCCAAGCAAGTGGCTACGGTGGCGCAAGGAGGCAGAAAGGGgtttgagtttgtgctaaagaaCTTGTGGCCTCACTACTTTGCCTGCGGGGAACACAATGGGCTGCACTGCAAAGAGGGAATGATGAAGT includes the following:
- the LOC117911129 gene encoding uncharacterized protein LOC117911129, which produces MGFTSGQGVVTLLVLTASLLAVGMANRPIAGKPANHWNSGFNHSIWGPRNNPFHPNNTRPPKKFIVGGSERWRYGFNYTDWALKNGPFYINDTLVFKYDPPNSTTFPHSVYLLPNFGSFLTCDLSRAKQVATVAQGGRKGFEFVLKNLWPHYFACGEHNGLHCKEGMMKFSVMPLFRPCHG